The Phycisphaeraceae bacterium genome has a window encoding:
- a CDS encoding beta-ketoacyl-[acyl-carrier-protein] synthase family protein has protein sequence MSKRSVVITGIGPITAFGLGIDPLWSALIEGRSAIAPISRFNPSSFPCRLGAELPDDRFNVRDVVPKNYRKATKVMARDIELAVGAALAAVQDAGLNTKGIDPDQPPTIDPDRFGCHIGAGLIAADVEELAAAFHESRTPDGEFDLHVWGARGMENLTPLWLLKYLPNMLACHVTIIHDCRGPSNTITCNEASALLSLGESVRVIERGQAIACLTGGAEYKLNPMGVLRQHFARRLAPTPDGVDPATVVRPFDPAAVGSVLGEGGGILVVEAEDSAAARGARVYARVAGFGSSQSFCPDTVGLAPDPDDTGIDAAIENALRDGGLGPESIDAIVPFGSGIPSVDAAEAAAIRRVFGPRAADIPLVTVVPNVGNCCAGMAAVSMCVAAKCLREQMLPARLSATVTPGLNAAAAPARPALLRHVLVMVTSMGGQNAAVVMGRG, from the coding sequence ATGTCCAAGCGTTCCGTCGTCATCACTGGGATCGGCCCCATCACGGCGTTCGGCCTGGGTATCGACCCGCTGTGGTCGGCCCTGATCGAAGGCCGCTCCGCCATTGCGCCGATCTCGCGCTTCAATCCCTCGTCGTTCCCCTGCCGCCTCGGCGCGGAACTGCCGGATGATCGTTTCAACGTGCGCGACGTGGTGCCCAAGAACTATCGCAAGGCCACCAAGGTGATGGCCCGCGACATCGAGTTGGCCGTCGGCGCGGCCCTGGCGGCGGTGCAGGACGCCGGGCTGAACACCAAGGGCATCGATCCGGATCAACCGCCCACCATTGATCCCGACCGCTTCGGGTGCCACATCGGCGCGGGTCTGATCGCGGCGGACGTGGAGGAGCTGGCCGCCGCGTTCCACGAGAGCCGCACGCCCGATGGTGAGTTCGACCTGCACGTCTGGGGAGCCCGGGGGATGGAGAACCTGACGCCGCTGTGGCTGCTCAAGTACCTCCCCAACATGCTGGCCTGCCACGTGACGATCATCCACGACTGCCGCGGACCGAGCAACACCATCACCTGCAACGAGGCCTCCGCGCTGCTCTCGTTGGGCGAATCCGTTCGCGTGATCGAGCGGGGGCAGGCGATCGCCTGTCTCACCGGCGGGGCGGAGTACAAACTCAACCCCATGGGCGTGCTGCGACAGCACTTCGCCAGGCGGCTGGCTCCCACGCCCGACGGGGTTGATCCCGCCACGGTGGTGCGGCCCTTCGACCCCGCCGCCGTCGGATCGGTGCTGGGCGAGGGCGGCGGGATTCTCGTGGTGGAGGCGGAGGATTCCGCCGCCGCCCGCGGGGCGAGGGTCTACGCCCGGGTGGCCGGGTTCGGCTCGAGCCAGTCCTTCTGCCCGGATACGGTGGGGCTGGCGCCAGACCCGGATGACACGGGCATTGACGCCGCCATCGAGAACGCCCTGCGCGATGGCGGGCTTGGGCCGGAGTCGATTGACGCGATCGTGCCCTTCGGTTCGGGCATTCCCTCGGTGGACGCCGCGGAGGCCGCCGCCATCCGGCGCGTGTTCGGCCCGCGCGCGGCGGATATTCCACTCGTTACCGTGGTGCCCAACGTGGGCAACTGCTGCGCCGGGATGGCGGCGGTGTCGATGTGCGTGGCCGCCAAGTGCCTGCGCGAGCAGATGCTTCCCGCCCGGCTGAGCGCGACCGTCACACCCGGGCTGAACGCCGCCGCGGCTCCGGCGCGTCCGGCCTTGCTGCGCC